The following are from one region of the Mycolicibacterium diernhoferi genome:
- a CDS encoding type VII secretion target: MTDPLFVQTDGVLNYSKRHAQVAAGLSGLAGTDGAGVQNSHGAIASAVSTALHSALHERTGAVGATSTSASTISDLLQKAAHAYTAGDEEGASRLHAAVAALEGRAGSPDSGAGAQVGPGARAANGAAGSPGADAMGQMGQIMGQIGQQVGQLAQLVTAPLQGLAQGLQQVPQQILQGVQQAVPAGQTASPDAGPDAGTPAEKPEDDTEREDRAQRREQAEPAPEREVRAGGDVVSGHAPVAATEPARPAPTRPQVD; this comes from the coding sequence ATGACCGATCCACTCTTCGTCCAGACGGACGGCGTGCTGAACTACTCGAAACGCCACGCCCAAGTGGCTGCCGGGCTGTCCGGACTGGCCGGCACCGACGGGGCCGGTGTGCAGAACAGCCACGGCGCCATCGCCTCCGCGGTCAGCACCGCCCTGCACTCCGCGCTTCACGAGCGCACCGGCGCCGTGGGCGCGACGTCCACGTCGGCATCCACCATCTCCGATCTACTGCAGAAGGCGGCCCACGCCTACACCGCCGGTGACGAGGAGGGCGCGTCCCGGCTGCATGCGGCCGTCGCGGCGCTGGAGGGCAGGGCCGGGTCGCCGGATTCCGGCGCGGGTGCGCAGGTCGGTCCCGGCGCCCGGGCGGCAAACGGTGCGGCCGGCTCCCCCGGTGCCGACGCCATGGGTCAGATGGGTCAGATCATGGGTCAGATCGGCCAGCAGGTCGGGCAGTTGGCTCAGCTGGTCACCGCTCCGCTGCAAGGCCTGGCGCAGGGCCTGCAGCAGGTGCCCCAGCAGATCCTCCAGGGAGTGCAGCAGGCCGTCCCCGCGGGCCAGACCGCCTCCCCCGACGCCGGTCCGGATGCCGGGACGCCGGCCGAGAAGCCCGAGGATGACACCGAGCGCGAAGACCGCGCGCAGCGACGCGAGCAGGCCGAACCGGCACCGGAGCGCGAAGTGCGGGCGGGCGGTGACGTCGTTTCGGGTCACGCACCCGTGGCGGCGACCGAACCGGCCCGGCCGGCACCGACGCGCCCGCAGGTCGACTAG
- a CDS encoding proline dehydrogenase family protein, giving the protein MGVFQKVARPAILAAAKRDGLRRTAERLPLTREVVHRFVPGESTADVVNSIVQLRDTQRLVSIDYLGEDVGDADAADATVQAYLGLLDALAARTEAAAPVRPLEVSLKLSALGQALPRDGEKIALQNAQAICERAERAGIWVTVDAEDHTTTDSTLSIVRDLRTDFGWLGAVLQAYLKRTAADCEQFAALGARIRLCKGAYDEPAAVAYRDADDVTESYLRCLRILMCGSGYPMVASHDPAIIDAVPGLVAEFGRGVDDFEYQMLYGIRDDEQRRLAGNGNHVRVYVPFGTQWYGYFVRRLAERPANLTFFLRALLD; this is encoded by the coding sequence ATGGGTGTCTTCCAGAAGGTGGCGCGACCGGCGATCCTGGCCGCGGCCAAACGCGACGGCCTGCGCCGCACCGCGGAGCGGCTACCGCTGACCCGGGAGGTGGTGCACCGCTTCGTGCCGGGGGAGAGCACCGCCGATGTCGTGAATTCGATTGTCCAGCTGCGTGACACGCAGCGACTGGTGTCCATCGACTATCTCGGCGAGGACGTCGGCGATGCGGACGCGGCGGATGCCACGGTGCAGGCCTATCTCGGACTGCTCGACGCGTTGGCCGCGCGCACCGAGGCCGCGGCGCCGGTGCGCCCGCTGGAGGTCTCCCTCAAGCTGTCCGCGCTCGGGCAGGCGCTGCCCCGGGACGGGGAGAAGATCGCGCTACAGAACGCGCAAGCCATCTGCGAGCGGGCCGAGCGGGCCGGGATCTGGGTGACCGTCGACGCGGAGGACCACACCACCACCGATTCGACGTTGTCGATCGTGCGGGACCTGCGAACGGACTTCGGATGGCTGGGTGCGGTGCTGCAGGCCTACCTGAAACGGACCGCGGCCGACTGTGAGCAATTCGCGGCGCTCGGTGCCCGGATCCGGCTGTGCAAGGGTGCCTACGACGAACCGGCCGCGGTGGCCTACCGGGACGCCGACGACGTGACCGAGTCCTACCTGCGGTGCCTGCGAATCCTGATGTGCGGCTCGGGCTATCCGATGGTCGCGTCGCACGACCCGGCGATCATCGACGCAGTACCCGGGTTGGTCGCCGAGTTCGGCCGCGGGGTCGATGATTTCGAGTATCAGATGCTCTATGGCATCCGTGATGACGAGCAACGGCGGCTGGCCGGCAACGGAAACCACGTGCGGGTATACGTCCCCTTCGGTACGCAGTGGTACGGGTACTTCGTGCGCCGGCTCGCCGAACGCCCGGCCAACCTGACGTTCTTCTTGCGCGCGCTGCTGGACTGA
- the dapE gene encoding succinyl-diaminopimelate desuccinylase — protein MGLDLRADPIALTAALVDIPSESRHEQRIADEIEHALRTQAPHFEVIRNGDAVLARTNLGRPSRVLLAGHTDTVPAADNLPSRVEGGLMYGCGTSDMKSGDAVFLHLAATIAEPAHDLTLVMYDCEEIESSANGLGRIERELPDWLTADVAILGEPSGGFIEAGCQGTIRVIVGAAGTRAHSARSWLGDNAIHRLGAVLDRLSRYEARSVDIDGCVYREGLSAVRIDGGIAGNVIPDAASVTVNFRFAPDRTVEQAISHVHEVLHGLEVSCEVTDAAAGALPGLANPAATALVAAAGGQVRAKYGWTDVARFAALGIAAVNYGPGDPNLAHKVDEHVETEAITATTETLRAYLTA, from the coding sequence ATGGGCCTAGACCTGCGCGCTGATCCGATCGCACTGACCGCCGCACTGGTGGACATCCCCAGCGAATCCCGGCACGAACAACGCATCGCCGACGAGATCGAGCACGCCCTGCGCACCCAGGCCCCGCACTTCGAGGTCATCCGCAACGGCGACGCCGTGCTGGCCCGCACCAACCTCGGCCGCCCGTCGCGGGTACTGCTGGCCGGGCACACCGACACGGTGCCGGCTGCGGACAATCTGCCCAGCCGGGTCGAGGGCGGCCTGATGTACGGCTGCGGCACCTCGGACATGAAGTCCGGTGACGCGGTGTTCCTGCACCTGGCCGCGACCATCGCCGAACCGGCGCACGACCTCACCCTGGTCATGTACGACTGCGAGGAGATCGAGTCCAGTGCCAACGGGCTGGGCCGCATCGAACGTGAGTTGCCGGACTGGCTGACCGCCGACGTCGCGATCCTGGGCGAGCCGTCCGGTGGGTTCATCGAGGCCGGCTGCCAGGGCACCATCCGGGTGATCGTCGGCGCCGCGGGCACCCGGGCGCATTCGGCACGATCCTGGTTGGGCGACAACGCCATCCACAGACTCGGTGCGGTGCTCGACCGGCTGTCCCGGTACGAGGCCCGCAGTGTCGATATCGACGGCTGCGTCTACCGGGAGGGGTTGTCGGCGGTGCGCATCGACGGCGGTATCGCGGGCAACGTGATCCCCGATGCCGCCTCGGTGACGGTGAACTTCCGGTTCGCACCCGACCGCACCGTCGAGCAGGCCATCTCGCACGTACATGAGGTGCTCCACGGGCTGGAGGTGTCGTGCGAGGTCACCGACGCCGCCGCCGGCGCGTTACCCGGGTTGGCCAACCCGGCCGCCACGGCACTGGTCGCCGCCGCCGGTGGTCAGGTACGCGCCAAGTACGGCTGGACCGACGTCGCCCGGTTCGCCGCGCTGGGGATCGCCGCGGTCAACTACGGCCCCGGCGACCCCAACCTGGCGCACAAGGTCGACGAGCACGTCGAGACCGAAGCCATCACCGCGACCACCGAGACACTGCGGGCGTACTTAACCGCTTGA
- a CDS encoding NUDIX domain-containing protein yields MAPIERMSSREVYRNSWMTVREDAIRRPDGSHGIYGVIDKPSYALVIARDGDRFHLVEQFRYPIGLRRWEFPQGTAPGLADLDPHELAAQELREETGLRAESLIRLGQLDVAPGMSSQRGWVFLATGLTQGEHEREHEEQDMHSAWFTAAQIEQMIREGAITDAQTIAAWAMVLLSERD; encoded by the coding sequence ATGGCCCCGATCGAGCGGATGTCCAGTCGTGAGGTGTACCGCAACAGCTGGATGACGGTGCGCGAGGACGCCATCCGCCGGCCCGACGGCAGCCACGGCATCTACGGCGTGATCGACAAACCCAGTTATGCGCTGGTGATCGCGCGCGACGGTGACCGTTTCCATCTGGTGGAGCAGTTCCGCTATCCGATCGGGTTGCGGCGCTGGGAGTTCCCCCAGGGCACCGCGCCGGGCCTGGCCGACCTCGATCCGCACGAGCTGGCCGCCCAGGAACTGCGCGAGGAGACGGGCCTGCGCGCGGAGTCACTGATCCGGCTCGGCCAGCTCGACGTGGCGCCGGGGATGAGCAGCCAGCGCGGCTGGGTGTTCCTGGCGACCGGGCTGACCCAGGGCGAGCACGAGCGCGAGCACGAGGAGCAGGACATGCACAGCGCCTGGTTCACCGCGGCCCAGATCGAGCAGATGATCCGCGAGGGCGCCATCACCGATGCCCAGACGATCGCCGCGTGGGCGATGGTATTGCTGTCCGAACGAGACTGA
- the dapD gene encoding 2,3,4,5-tetrahydropyridine-2,6-dicarboxylate N-succinyltransferase: MTAASGIGLATIAADGTVLDTWFPNPELAGDGVAGTTRLSVAEVAESLAALTGPDADRDVEVVAVRTTIASLDDKPIDTYDAYLRLHLLSHRLTKPHEANLDGIFGLLANVVWTNFGPAAVDGFELVRAKLRRRGAVAVYGIDKFPRMVDYVTPTGVRIADADRVRLGAHLASGTTVMHEGFVNFNAGTLGTSMVEGRISAGVVVDDGSDIGGGASIMGTLSGGGKEVIRVGKRCLLGANAGLGISLGDDCVVEAGLYVTGGTKVSTADGQTVKAVELSGSNNLLFRRNSLSGAVEVVKRDGTGITLNEALHAN, encoded by the coding sequence GTGACTGCTGCATCTGGTATCGGCCTGGCCACCATCGCCGCCGACGGAACCGTCCTGGACACCTGGTTTCCCAACCCCGAGCTGGCCGGTGACGGTGTGGCCGGCACCACCCGGTTGTCGGTTGCCGAGGTAGCCGAGTCGCTGGCCGCCCTGACCGGCCCGGACGCCGACCGTGACGTCGAGGTGGTGGCGGTGCGCACCACCATCGCGTCGCTGGACGACAAGCCGATCGATACCTATGACGCGTACCTGCGCCTGCATCTGCTGTCGCACCGGCTGACCAAGCCGCACGAGGCCAACCTGGACGGCATCTTCGGTCTGCTGGCCAATGTGGTCTGGACGAACTTCGGCCCCGCCGCGGTCGACGGTTTCGAACTGGTGCGCGCCAAGCTGCGCCGCCGCGGCGCCGTTGCGGTGTACGGCATCGACAAGTTCCCCCGGATGGTCGATTACGTGACCCCGACCGGGGTGCGGATCGCCGACGCCGACCGGGTCCGTCTCGGCGCGCACCTCGCCAGCGGCACCACCGTCATGCATGAAGGTTTCGTCAACTTCAACGCCGGCACCCTGGGTACCTCGATGGTGGAGGGCCGGATCTCGGCCGGAGTGGTCGTCGACGACGGATCCGACATCGGTGGCGGCGCGTCGATCATGGGCACCCTGTCCGGCGGCGGCAAGGAGGTCATCAGGGTCGGCAAGCGGTGCCTGCTGGGCGCCAACGCCGGGCTGGGCATCTCGCTCGGCGACGACTGCGTCGTCGAGGCCGGGCTGTACGTCACCGGCGGCACGAAGGTCAGCACCGCGGACGGACAGACGGTCAAGGCGGTCGAGCTCTCCGGATCGAACAACCTGCTGTTCCGTCGCAATTCGCTCTCGGGTGCGGTCGAGGTCGTCAAGCGCGACGGCACCGGCATCACGCTCAACGAGGCCCTGCACGCCAACTAG
- a CDS encoding Ig-like domain-containing protein produces the protein MPSSGAGYARHVGRIGALAVALGVGAAVATSLGAGTARADDTGSAGASTASDSATSTPDRSRRTGAESVKRPADKPRVSTRTTAQTGERVSRDSKVTSTTSRAARVSAASAVKPRTTAISARTVSAPKRVTVAGQTPAPQAQPAATITSDARSTLDTDSVSAPELSRATPSVEVAEAVAAPSPSTAAGDTAPAESPALWALLAWTRRASTENIQTDGAVAPAAVTTSETTDVPEDTVVKDIVVKDTEAVGNTGVVENTTVNGDVTGVGNTGVNEFIGSSALGQTITVSLGPDTNGEFTFDTRDVLPTALGLFSLQVLVAPSHGAVTVSNDGMVTYKADPKYTGEDTFTVGYDALGLGLGLVVAVDFEVFVTSANQVPWGSSHTYLMVAGTSLTGNLLQYSHGGDGPLTVSLHSQPGSGSVVLGVDGTFVYTPHAGFAGTDIFSYTVTDIDGDSAIGKVTIQVQGNAPLAADDTATVTAGDKVTIDVLKNDQHSGGELKIELVDKPAHGSVEYDATTRTFTYTAGPNQTQGSDTFTYSIIDAHGQSTATVTIQIAGKPPLATDDTATVTAGDKVTIDVLKNDQYSGGELKIELVGQPTYGKVEYDPSTRTFTYIAGANQTQDSDTFTYSITDGNGHTSTATVKVAILVKPTGPTANDDWATTPNTSPVTIDVLANDDAPGEKPPTVRIDSPPRSGKVELLDGKLVYTPDPGFVGSVSIGYSITDPSGVTSAATVTVTVTGKEYAEHHYTVTQGATLRIPGFEGLLSDPRYQGWTVSMAQGSGRGTVALHPDGTFSYTPEPGFLGEDSFIVYVSDGKTETKMNVYINVVEAPTESEPQPVVQPVGFTSSALALGGGRTTAECTDYYWPEIVDPDTVWPTCTLLYVRDDFNQVR, from the coding sequence ATGCCGTCGAGCGGTGCGGGATACGCCCGGCATGTCGGACGGATCGGAGCGCTCGCGGTGGCCCTGGGCGTCGGCGCCGCGGTGGCCACCAGCCTCGGGGCGGGCACCGCTCGGGCCGACGACACGGGTTCGGCCGGCGCCTCCACCGCGTCGGACTCGGCCACGTCGACCCCCGATCGGTCCCGGCGCACCGGCGCCGAATCGGTGAAGCGGCCGGCGGACAAGCCGCGGGTCTCCACGCGCACCACCGCGCAGACCGGCGAGCGGGTCAGCCGCGATTCGAAGGTGACCTCGACGACCTCACGTGCGGCCCGGGTCTCCGCCGCTTCGGCCGTGAAGCCCCGCACCACGGCGATCTCGGCGCGGACCGTGTCGGCACCGAAGCGTGTCACCGTCGCCGGGCAGACACCCGCCCCCCAGGCCCAGCCCGCCGCCACCATCACCTCGGACGCCCGGTCCACGCTGGACACCGATTCCGTGTCGGCACCCGAACTGTCCAGGGCCACACCGTCTGTCGAGGTGGCCGAGGCGGTGGCGGCACCGTCGCCGTCGACCGCCGCGGGTGACACCGCCCCGGCGGAATCACCGGCGCTGTGGGCGCTGCTGGCCTGGACCCGCCGCGCGTCCACCGAGAACATCCAGACCGACGGGGCGGTCGCACCGGCGGCCGTGACGACAAGCGAGACCACGGACGTCCCGGAGGACACGGTCGTCAAGGACATCGTCGTCAAGGACACCGAAGCCGTCGGGAACACTGGCGTCGTGGAGAACACCACCGTCAATGGCGACGTCACCGGCGTAGGGAACACCGGCGTCAACGAGTTCATCGGATCCTCCGCACTCGGGCAGACGATCACGGTGTCGCTCGGCCCGGACACGAACGGCGAGTTCACTTTCGATACGCGAGACGTCCTGCCGACCGCCCTTGGACTTTTCTCCCTGCAGGTTCTCGTCGCACCCAGTCACGGCGCTGTGACCGTGTCGAATGACGGAATGGTGACATACAAAGCCGACCCGAAATACACCGGCGAAGACACCTTCACCGTTGGCTACGACGCGCTGGGACTCGGACTCGGACTTGTGGTAGCGGTCGACTTTGAGGTTTTTGTGACGTCGGCCAACCAGGTTCCGTGGGGGTCGTCCCACACCTACCTCATGGTTGCGGGGACATCTCTGACCGGGAACCTACTGCAGTACAGCCATGGCGGTGACGGACCACTGACAGTGAGCCTGCACAGTCAGCCCGGCTCCGGATCGGTGGTGCTGGGTGTCGACGGCACCTTCGTCTACACCCCTCACGCCGGATTCGCCGGGACGGACATCTTCTCGTACACCGTCACCGATATCGACGGAGACAGCGCCATCGGAAAGGTGACCATCCAGGTCCAGGGCAACGCCCCGCTCGCGGCCGACGACACCGCCACCGTCACCGCCGGCGACAAAGTGACCATCGACGTCCTCAAGAACGACCAGCACTCCGGCGGCGAACTGAAGATCGAACTCGTCGACAAACCCGCCCACGGTTCAGTCGAATACGACGCCACCACACGGACATTCACCTATACCGCAGGCCCCAACCAAACCCAAGGCTCCGACACCTTTACTTACTCGATCATCGACGCCCACGGCCAAAGCACCGCCACGGTGACCATCCAGATCGCGGGCAAGCCCCCGCTCGCGACCGACGACACCGCCACCGTCACCGCCGGCGACAAAGTGACCATCGACGTCCTCAAGAACGACCAGTATTCCGGCGGCGAACTGAAGATCGAACTGGTCGGCCAGCCCACCTACGGAAAAGTCGAATACGACCCGAGCACCCGGACTTTCACCTACATCGCCGGGGCAAACCAGACCCAGGACTCCGACACCTTCACGTATTCGATCACCGACGGCAACGGCCACACCAGCACCGCCACGGTCAAGGTCGCGATCCTGGTGAAGCCGACCGGGCCCACCGCCAACGACGACTGGGCCACCACTCCGAACACCTCCCCGGTGACCATCGACGTGCTGGCCAACGATGACGCCCCGGGCGAGAAGCCGCCGACCGTCCGGATCGATTCGCCGCCGCGGTCCGGCAAGGTCGAACTGCTCGACGGAAAGCTCGTCTACACCCCGGATCCCGGCTTCGTCGGGTCGGTGAGTATCGGCTACAGCATCACCGACCCCAGCGGGGTCACCAGTGCCGCCACCGTCACGGTGACGGTCACCGGCAAGGAGTACGCAGAGCACCACTACACCGTCACCCAGGGTGCGACACTGCGCATCCCCGGCTTCGAGGGTCTGCTGAGTGATCCGCGCTATCAGGGCTGGACGGTCAGCATGGCCCAGGGTTCCGGCCGCGGGACGGTGGCGCTCCATCCGGACGGCACCTTCAGCTACACACCCGAGCCCGGGTTCCTGGGCGAGGACAGCTTCATCGTGTACGTCTCCGACGGCAAGACCGAGACGAAGATGAACGTCTACATCAACGTCGTTGAGGCGCCGACCGAGTCCGAACCGCAGCCCGTCGTGCAGCCCGTCGGGTTCACCTCATCGGCGCTCGCACTCGGCGGCGGACGCACCACCGCCGAATGCACCGACTACTACTGGCCCGAGATCGTCGACCCGGACACCGTGTGGCCGACGTGCACGCTGCTCTATGTCCGCGACGACTTCAACCAGGTCCGATGA
- a CDS encoding acyl-CoA synthetase: MLKALLTSLDPAAVAAGHDLADAVRIDGVTLSRSDLVGAGTSVAERVARARRVAILATPTATTVLAVTGCLIAGVPFVPVPADVGATERAHLLSDSGAQAWLGEVPADNEGLPHIPVRMHARSWHRYAEPNPESVAMIMYTSGTTGLPKGVTITRRAIAADIDALAQAWEWTDSDTLVHGLPLFHVHGLVLGLLGSLRIGNRFVHTGKPTPQAYAEAGGTLYFGVPTVWSRIAADTEAARALSSARLLVSGSAALPSPVFEDLVRLTGHAPIERYGSTETLITISTRIDGERRPGWVGLPLAGVQTRLVDETGEPVPHDGESIGQLQIKSPTNFSGYLNRPDATAEAFDADGWFRTGDVAVIDAGGMHRIVGRESVDLIKSGGYRIGAGEIETVLLGHPGVREVAVVGVPDDDLGQRIVAFVVGDAEPQQLIDFVAEQLSAHKRPREVRMVDSLPRNAMGKLLKKQLAQWH; this comes from the coding sequence ATGTTGAAGGCGTTGCTGACCTCGCTGGACCCGGCCGCGGTGGCCGCCGGGCACGACCTGGCCGACGCGGTGCGCATCGACGGTGTGACGCTGAGCCGAAGCGATCTGGTGGGAGCGGGGACGTCGGTCGCCGAACGCGTCGCGCGGGCGCGGCGCGTCGCCATCCTGGCCACCCCCACCGCGACGACGGTGCTCGCCGTCACCGGCTGCCTGATCGCCGGTGTCCCGTTCGTGCCGGTCCCCGCCGACGTCGGCGCCACCGAACGCGCGCACCTGCTCAGCGATTCCGGTGCCCAGGCGTGGCTGGGTGAGGTACCGGCCGACAACGAAGGGCTACCGCACATCCCGGTGCGGATGCACGCCCGGTCCTGGCATCGCTACGCCGAACCGAACCCGGAGTCGGTGGCCATGATCATGTACACCTCGGGCACCACCGGTCTGCCCAAGGGCGTGACGATCACCCGTCGCGCGATCGCCGCCGATATCGATGCGCTGGCCCAAGCCTGGGAGTGGACCGACTCCGACACCCTGGTGCACGGCCTGCCGCTGTTCCACGTGCACGGCCTGGTGTTGGGTCTGCTCGGGTCACTGCGGATCGGAAACCGGTTCGTGCACACCGGGAAACCCACCCCGCAGGCGTACGCGGAGGCCGGCGGCACCCTGTATTTCGGTGTGCCCACGGTGTGGTCACGCATCGCCGCGGATACCGAAGCGGCCAGGGCCCTGTCCTCGGCGCGGCTGCTGGTGTCGGGAAGCGCGGCGCTGCCGTCGCCGGTGTTCGAGGATCTGGTCCGGCTGACCGGGCATGCGCCCATCGAGCGTTATGGCAGCACGGAGACGCTGATCACCATCAGCACCCGCATCGACGGCGAGCGCCGCCCCGGCTGGGTGGGCCTGCCGCTGGCAGGTGTGCAGACCCGGCTGGTCGACGAGACGGGCGAGCCGGTGCCCCACGACGGGGAATCCATTGGGCAGCTTCAGATCAAGAGCCCGACGAATTTCAGCGGCTACCTCAACCGGCCGGACGCCACCGCCGAGGCGTTCGACGCCGATGGGTGGTTCCGCACCGGCGACGTCGCGGTGATCGACGCCGGCGGGATGCACCGCATCGTCGGCCGGGAATCGGTGGACCTGATCAAGTCCGGCGGCTACCGGATCGGTGCCGGTGAGATCGAGACCGTGCTGCTCGGCCATCCCGGAGTGCGGGAAGTCGCGGTGGTCGGGGTACCCGATGACGACCTCGGGCAGCGGATCGTCGCGTTCGTAGTGGGCGACGCCGAACCGCAGCAGCTCATAGACTTTGTCGCCGAACAGCTTTCGGCGCACAAGCGGCCAAGGGAGGTGCGCATGGTGGACAGTCTTCCGCGTAACGCGATGGGCAAACTACTCAAGAAGCAGCTGGCGCAGTGGCACTGA
- a CDS encoding VOC family protein, with the protein MALRFSEICIDAHDPTTLGAWWASALGWHSETDADGDVRLSPPPGSGPPWLFLAVPEGKTVKNRLHLDFTPDDQQAEVDRLIGLGATPVDIGQGEQSWVVLADPEGNEFCILAPD; encoded by the coding sequence GTGGCACTGAGGTTCAGCGAAATCTGCATCGACGCCCACGACCCGACGACGCTCGGGGCCTGGTGGGCGAGCGCGCTCGGGTGGCACAGTGAGACCGACGCGGACGGGGACGTGCGGCTGAGCCCGCCGCCGGGCAGTGGGCCGCCGTGGCTGTTCCTGGCGGTACCCGAGGGCAAGACCGTCAAGAACCGGCTGCACCTGGACTTCACCCCGGACGATCAGCAGGCCGAGGTGGACCGGCTGATCGGCCTGGGCGCCACACCGGTCGACATCGGCCAGGGGGAGCAGAGCTGGGTGGTGCTGGCCGATCCCGAGGGCAACGAGTTCTGCATCCTGGCCCCCGACTGA
- a CDS encoding ABC-F family ATP-binding cassette domain-containing protein, with product MSIVCSHLSFSWSDDTPVFTDLSCSFGRRRTGLVAPNGAGKSTLLRLIAGDLTPTSGAVSVDGVLGHLPQNLPFLAEHTVADVLGLTPVVAALDALAAGDVSDAVFTAIGDDWDIQERSRAQLDRLGLGDLDLDRRLSTLSGGQVVSLGLTAQLLRRPDVLLLDEPTNNLDVAARRRLYEVLDDFGGCLVVVSHDRMLLDRMESIAELRSGDVEFYGGGFSDYQNVVRAAQELAHSEVRNAEQQLKRQKQQMQQARERADRRASTAARNLKDAGLPKIVAGKLKRDAQMSAAKADDVHGRRVGEARARLDEAERAVRDDAVLTLDLPDTEVPAGRVVFSGTGLSSSVFDEVMLDIRGPERIALTGGNGAGKSTLLRIVSGDLEPGPATVQRGEGRIAYLSQRLDLLDERRSVAENLAAFAPGLSVTRRRHLLAQFLFRGDRIDLPVSALSGGERLRATLACVLVTEPAPQLLLLDEPTNNLDLAGVAQLESALGAYRGAFVVVSHDESFLANIGVSRRLTLADGSLLAT from the coding sequence ATGTCCATTGTCTGTTCCCATCTTTCGTTCAGTTGGTCCGATGACACCCCGGTGTTCACCGACCTGTCCTGCTCGTTCGGCCGGCGCCGCACCGGACTGGTGGCGCCCAACGGCGCCGGCAAGAGCACGCTGCTGCGGTTGATCGCCGGTGACCTGACACCGACATCCGGTGCGGTGTCGGTGGACGGTGTGCTGGGCCATCTGCCGCAGAACCTGCCGTTCCTGGCCGAGCACACCGTCGCCGATGTGCTCGGGCTGACTCCGGTGGTCGCCGCACTCGACGCGCTGGCCGCAGGCGATGTCAGTGATGCGGTCTTCACCGCCATCGGTGACGATTGGGACATCCAGGAGCGCTCGCGCGCCCAGTTGGACCGGCTCGGCCTGGGCGATCTGGACCTGGACCGGCGTCTTTCGACGCTGTCCGGCGGGCAGGTGGTGTCACTCGGCCTGACCGCGCAGTTGCTCCGCAGGCCCGATGTGCTGCTGCTGGACGAACCCACCAACAATCTGGATGTCGCTGCGCGCCGACGGCTCTACGAGGTTCTCGACGATTTCGGCGGCTGTCTGGTCGTGGTCAGCCATGATCGGATGCTGCTGGACCGGATGGAATCCATCGCGGAGTTGCGGTCCGGTGACGTCGAGTTCTACGGCGGCGGATTCAGTGACTATCAGAACGTCGTGCGGGCGGCCCAGGAACTCGCCCACAGCGAGGTGCGCAATGCCGAGCAGCAACTCAAGCGGCAGAAGCAGCAGATGCAGCAGGCTCGGGAACGCGCCGACCGCAGGGCCTCGACCGCCGCGCGCAATCTCAAGGATGCCGGACTGCCGAAAATCGTTGCCGGAAAACTGAAACGAGACGCCCAGATGTCCGCAGCCAAGGCCGACGATGTGCATGGCCGCCGTGTCGGGGAGGCCAGGGCCCGCCTCGACGAGGCCGAACGGGCCGTCCGTGACGATGCCGTGCTCACCCTGGACCTGCCCGACACCGAGGTGCCCGCGGGCCGGGTGGTGTTCAGCGGAACCGGGCTGAGCTCTTCGGTTTTCGACGAGGTGATGCTCGACATCCGTGGACCGGAACGGATTGCGTTGACCGGCGGCAACGGGGCCGGAAAGTCGACCCTGCTGCGGATCGTCTCCGGAGACCTGGAGCCCGGGCCGGCCACGGTGCAGCGGGGAGAGGGGCGCATCGCCTACCTGTCGCAGCGACTCGACCTGCTCGACGAGCGACGTTCGGTCGCCGAGAACCTGGCGGCATTCGCGCCCGGACTCTCGGTGACGCGGCGTCGGCATCTGTTGGCGCAGTTCCTGTTCCGTGGTGACCGTATCGATCTCCCGGTCTCGGCACTGTCCGGCGGCGAACGGTTACGGGCGACCCTGGCATGCGTGCTGGTCACCGAACCCGCCCCTCAGTTGCTGCTGCTGGACGAGCCCACCAACAATCTCGACCTGGCCGGCGTGGCTCAATTGGAGTCGGCGCTGGGCGCCTACCGGGGTGCGTTCGTGGTGGTGAGCCACGACGAGAGCTTCCTCGCCAATATCGGGGTCAGCCGCCGCCTGACGCTGGCCGACGGATCGCTACTGGCGACCTAG